A stretch of the Papaver somniferum cultivar HN1 chromosome 6, ASM357369v1, whole genome shotgun sequence genome encodes the following:
- the LOC113289658 gene encoding uncharacterized protein LOC113289658 codes for MSLRIKSVVDKFVKELQEALDADIKDRVMKEREMQSYIEEREREVAEREAAWKAELSRREAEIARQEARLKMEKENLEKEKSVLMGTASNQDNQDGALEITVSGEKYRCLRFAKAKK; via the exons ATGTCTTTGAGAATAAAAAGTGTGGTAGATAAGTTTGTTAAAGAACTACAAGAAGCATTAGATGCAGATATAAAAGATAGAGTTATGAAAGAAAGAGAGATGCAAAGTTATattgaagaaagagaaagagaagttgCTGAAAGAGAAGCTGCTTGGAAAGCTGAATTATCTCGTCGTGAG GCTGAGATTGCCCGACAAGAGGCAAGACTGAAAATGGAAAAGGAAAACCTAGAGAAAGAGAAGAGTGTACTAATGGGCACTGCATCAAATCAAGATAACCAGGATGGAGCTCTAGAAATCACAGTCAGTGGTGAGAAGTACCGCTGCCTCAGGTTTGCTAAGGCAAAGAAATGA